In the Leptospira limi genome, one interval contains:
- a CDS encoding ATP-binding protein — translation MQIQVFFRSSIILLSTFGWFACAYGLGILQAATFLVFGCFGLGLLTVSLFLFPLVKNERPTEQKPKKRDELVQNLFALEKFKEELISFNDPDQISETISQFLASKIPAEFVQVYTWDEKEGQFRPRPFLTSKDHQHSDLPSIPVFNPFLLWLSEREGIHIKENFMQFVSPSHEKIAKEALHFFKDTHSELVATLSIKSSLVGFILLGKHKEGKIYDLEEIEIILDILSVSLMSLSNSMIYQQLLNLTETLEAKVRERTKELEETQAHLVQSEKMASLGVMVAGIAHEINTPAAVINGAADNLDANLVFVLSHLGDITHLIQNPDFRSLYLDILFSFVKEDPSSKIDPKDKFKLKKETKLKFIQDGMPENDATDLATFLIDHHLMHMQEELLRIWKSGGKETFEMLKNTLSLQRNIKNIKYAIRNIVRIVKALKYYSHLGQNSYEVSDIHEGLENTLVIMQNQIKHGVEIERNYGTIPPVRCNLDELNQVWTNLITNAIHAMKKTEHPKLIISSRRIGEEYVMVSFEDNGSGIPTEIKDKIWDPFFTTKDQGEGTGLGLGIVKGIIEKHKGRIEVESSPGRTLFMVYLPLVGPGDVPNLPKEIFREVRG, via the coding sequence ATGCAAATACAAGTTTTCTTTCGTTCTTCCATCATTCTCTTATCCACTTTTGGTTGGTTTGCCTGTGCTTACGGATTAGGCATTTTACAAGCGGCTACATTTTTGGTATTTGGATGTTTTGGGTTGGGGTTACTTACTGTATCCCTCTTCCTCTTTCCCCTTGTTAAAAACGAAAGACCAACAGAACAAAAACCGAAAAAACGAGATGAGTTGGTGCAAAATCTTTTTGCCCTCGAAAAATTCAAAGAAGAACTGATCTCTTTTAATGACCCAGACCAAATCAGTGAAACCATTAGCCAATTTTTAGCTTCTAAAATTCCTGCAGAGTTTGTGCAAGTGTATACATGGGATGAAAAGGAAGGCCAATTTAGACCAAGGCCTTTCCTAACATCCAAAGACCACCAACATTCTGACTTACCATCCATTCCGGTCTTCAATCCATTTTTGCTTTGGTTATCAGAACGAGAAGGGATTCATATCAAAGAAAACTTTATGCAATTTGTTTCCCCAAGCCATGAAAAAATCGCGAAAGAAGCATTACATTTTTTTAAAGACACCCATTCGGAGTTGGTAGCAACCCTTTCGATTAAGTCAAGTTTGGTGGGTTTTATATTACTTGGAAAACATAAAGAAGGGAAAATTTACGATTTAGAAGAAATTGAAATCATTTTAGATATCCTTTCGGTTTCACTCATGTCCCTTTCCAATTCAATGATTTACCAACAGTTGCTAAACTTAACTGAAACCTTGGAAGCAAAGGTAAGAGAAAGAACAAAGGAGTTAGAAGAAACACAAGCTCATCTTGTCCAATCGGAAAAAATGGCATCTCTTGGGGTGATGGTAGCAGGAATTGCTCATGAAATCAACACACCAGCTGCCGTCATCAATGGTGCAGCAGACAATTTGGATGCCAATTTAGTTTTCGTCTTATCCCACTTAGGTGACATCACCCACCTCATCCAAAATCCTGATTTTCGTTCTTTGTATTTGGATATCTTATTCAGTTTTGTCAAAGAAGATCCTAGTTCCAAAATTGATCCAAAAGACAAATTCAAACTCAAAAAAGAAACCAAACTCAAATTCATCCAAGATGGAATGCCGGAAAACGATGCTACTGATCTTGCAACCTTTCTCATCGATCACCACCTCATGCATATGCAAGAAGAATTATTACGTATTTGGAAATCAGGTGGAAAAGAAACTTTTGAGATGTTAAAGAATACATTAAGCCTACAACGTAATATCAAAAATATCAAATATGCAATTCGTAATATTGTGAGGATCGTGAAGGCTTTAAAATACTATTCCCATCTAGGCCAAAATTCATACGAAGTATCAGACATACATGAAGGACTTGAAAACACACTTGTGATCATGCAAAACCAAATCAAACATGGTGTGGAAATTGAACGAAATTACGGAACCATTCCTCCTGTTCGGTGTAATTTGGATGAGCTCAACCAAGTATGGACAAATCTCATCACCAATGCCATCCATGCGATGAAAAAAACAGAACACCCAAAACTCATTATTTCTTCCAGAAGGATTGGAGAAGAATATGTGATGGTTAGTTTTGAAGACAATGGATCAGGGATCCCCACTGAAATTAAAGACAAAATTTGGGATCCATTTTTTACAACAAAAGACCAAGGCGAAGGAACAGGTCTTGGGCTTGGGATTGTGAAAGGAATCATCGAAAAACACAAAGGTAGGATTGAAGTGGAATCGTCCCCCGGTAGAACATTATTTATGGTCTACTTACCGTTAGTGGGTCCAGGTGATGTGCCAAATCTCCCTAAAGAAATCTTTAGGGAGGTGAGAGGGTAA
- a CDS encoding acyl-CoA desaturase, whose amino-acid sequence MTTQAEIKVKNPIDWVTTIFLLTSPLVGIFGTLYVYLYESIHLGTWALFLFYFFATGMGITVGYHRLFSHKAYEAKSPIKLLLLLFGAAAFQSTALEWSEDHRIHHKFVDTDKDPYSIKKGFWYAHIGWLFRKRKYVGQGIQDLMNDPLLVWQHKHFYSISIFMCFILPGLITMLWGSFLEGFFVAGFLRLFVVHQFTFFINSACHVWGERTFSKEQTARDNWIIAFFTFGEGYHNFHHEFQMDYRNGIRWYDYDPSKWMIKFLSFFGLTYNLKKVSEEKILQKTMFIKEKETLHQYANLGEEKLKTWSEQLAHLRETAITEYQKWSKAKQTANETEAGLSKKNFETTKENWEKLLSRPLFS is encoded by the coding sequence ATGACGACACAAGCTGAAATCAAAGTCAAAAACCCAATCGATTGGGTGACCACGATTTTTTTACTCACATCACCACTCGTTGGTATTTTCGGAACCCTCTATGTGTATCTTTATGAATCCATTCATTTAGGAACTTGGGCACTCTTTTTGTTTTATTTTTTTGCAACAGGTATGGGGATTACAGTCGGTTACCACAGACTTTTTTCTCACAAAGCCTACGAAGCCAAATCTCCCATAAAACTTTTGTTATTATTATTTGGAGCGGCCGCGTTTCAATCTACGGCTTTAGAGTGGAGTGAAGACCATCGTATCCATCATAAATTTGTGGATACTGACAAAGACCCATACTCCATTAAAAAAGGTTTTTGGTATGCTCATATTGGTTGGTTATTTCGCAAACGAAAGTATGTAGGACAAGGGATTCAAGATTTGATGAACGATCCACTTCTGGTTTGGCAACACAAACATTTTTATTCGATTTCAATCTTTATGTGTTTTATCCTGCCAGGTCTTATCACCATGTTATGGGGATCCTTTTTAGAAGGATTTTTTGTCGCTGGGTTTTTACGTTTGTTTGTGGTTCACCAATTTACCTTCTTTATCAATAGTGCTTGCCATGTTTGGGGAGAAAGAACATTTTCCAAAGAACAAACAGCCCGTGACAATTGGATTATCGCCTTTTTTACGTTTGGTGAAGGATACCACAACTTCCACCACGAATTCCAAATGGACTACCGCAATGGAATCCGTTGGTATGATTATGATCCATCCAAATGGATGATCAAATTCCTTTCTTTTTTTGGACTCACTTACAATTTGAAAAAAGTTTCTGAAGAAAAGATCTTACAAAAAACGATGTTTATCAAAGAAAAGGAAACTTTACACCAGTATGCGAATCTTGGTGAAGAAAAGTTAAAAACTTGGTCAGAACAATTGGCTCATCTCAGAGAAACGGCCATCACAGAATACCAAAAATGGTCCAAAGCAAAACAAACCGCGAATGAAACCGAAGCAGGACTTTCCAAAAAGAACTTTGAAACCACAAAGGAAAATTGGGAAAAACTCTTAAGTCGTCCTCTTTTTTCGTAA
- a CDS encoding LBF_2804 family protein, translating into MSTERYKPGILEQWGRRVLISLRTLTKEQKSEGEKGFSNVSKRLLFWGSFWSFWIGFFPSILFVYLSVYLPPISFESFSKVSYEGLFWFVSLLTIVTVIEFYLLFRLGFYLSYQMAKAADVELADEPELITPIPGMMARLVLEIPDPRIRLYGIDPYKHLNERALFFRTLLYKSKVFLSNIFAKLMLKVILGRTSLRFLIEYISGPITGIWDAVTTYMILFELRKRIITRKLADSILLQIKAKNRNPKLIESVLRSVALSIVYTKTFHPNFEYLLFGLLGLLPKRANLQNLDDWEHFVLSLQGLTTEEKKWPVSVFAICASFDGKLNAEELNAFVGLSEHSPSWILERVRFLSATIQKGELTESFLWMEKILPKE; encoded by the coding sequence ATGAGTACAGAACGTTACAAACCTGGAATTTTAGAACAATGGGGGCGCCGAGTTCTCATTTCCTTGCGTACTCTTACGAAAGAACAGAAGTCCGAGGGAGAGAAAGGTTTTTCGAATGTTTCGAAACGGCTCCTCTTTTGGGGGAGTTTTTGGTCCTTTTGGATTGGATTTTTTCCTTCCATACTCTTTGTGTACCTTTCTGTATATTTACCTCCTATTTCTTTCGAATCCTTCTCCAAGGTTTCGTATGAAGGTCTCTTTTGGTTTGTATCTTTACTCACCATCGTGACCGTGATTGAGTTTTACCTCTTGTTTCGATTGGGGTTTTATCTTTCTTACCAGATGGCAAAAGCAGCTGATGTGGAACTTGCAGACGAACCCGAACTCATCACACCGATTCCTGGGATGATGGCACGACTTGTTTTGGAAATCCCTGACCCAAGGATCCGTTTGTATGGAATTGATCCTTATAAACATTTAAACGAGAGGGCCTTGTTCTTTCGTACATTACTCTACAAAAGTAAGGTATTCCTTTCCAATATCTTCGCAAAACTGATGTTAAAAGTAATATTGGGTAGGACAAGTTTACGGTTTCTCATTGAATACATCTCAGGTCCCATCACAGGGATTTGGGATGCTGTCACCACCTACATGATTCTTTTTGAACTCCGAAAACGGATCATCACACGAAAATTAGCAGATTCCATTTTACTCCAAATCAAAGCAAAAAACCGAAATCCAAAACTCATTGAATCGGTGTTACGTTCTGTGGCCCTTTCCATCGTCTATACCAAAACCTTCCATCCCAATTTTGAATACCTACTTTTTGGGTTACTTGGGCTTTTGCCCAAAAGAGCAAATTTACAAAACCTGGATGATTGGGAACATTTTGTTTTGTCGTTACAAGGTCTTACAACAGAAGAGAAAAAATGGCCAGTATCTGTCTTTGCCATATGTGCTTCCTTTGATGGAAAATTAAATGCAGAAGAATTAAATGCCTTTGTCGGCCTCAGTGAACACTCACCTTCTTGGATTTTGGAACGTGTGCGTTTTTTAAGTGCGACCATCCAAAAAGGAGAACTAACAGAATCTTTTCTTTGGATGGAAAAAATCCTTCCAAAAGAATGA
- the tpx gene encoding thiol peroxidase → MAQVTLKGNPVPLEGSIPKPGDKAPDFKVAKQDLSDISLKDLAGKVKILVAVPSLDTPVCAIETKKFNEKVAKENGITTLIISGDLPFAMKRFCSTEGIDSDNLITGSQFKDFSFSKNYGTHISGGPLAGLSARAVFVVDKNDVVRYTELVPEIGSEPNYDTVLAEAKKLV, encoded by the coding sequence ATGGCTCAAGTAACACTCAAAGGAAATCCTGTACCTCTCGAAGGATCCATCCCAAAACCAGGAGACAAAGCTCCCGATTTTAAAGTCGCCAAACAAGATTTAAGTGATATATCCTTAAAAGATTTAGCAGGAAAGGTAAAAATCCTCGTAGCAGTACCGAGCCTTGATACTCCTGTTTGTGCTATCGAAACTAAAAAGTTCAATGAAAAAGTTGCAAAAGAAAATGGAATCACAACTCTCATTATTTCTGGTGACCTTCCATTTGCGATGAAACGTTTTTGTTCCACAGAAGGCATTGATTCAGACAACCTGATCACTGGTTCTCAGTTTAAGGATTTTTCGTTTTCCAAAAACTACGGAACCCATATCTCTGGTGGTCCACTTGCTGGTCTTTCTGCTAGAGCCGTATTCGTTGTGGATAAAAACGATGTCGTTCGGTATACGGAACTTGTTCCTGAAATCGGAAGTGAACCAAATTATGACACCGTTCTTGCAGAAGCTAAGAAACTGGTTTAA
- a CDS encoding ATP-binding protein, whose translation MKLKLENFGIFSSKEFPIERITVFTGPNESGKTTILDAFVSALVKVVGSTKYGTILNARYQANRKSDLGVSKQSLSQNLYLNSLVIREGNMDVGSEKELIQVIEQSIFDSGYNPTHLKEMAEQQVAKTGVRKVAKDWMATLSELESAKQKFDLSERTLTQIANQFAELPTWELERQSKKSEVEALTIERTNLQKQFEELKEKELHSEADRVYQQILQWEMFISTNKGEVAGIQVDAEKKAKELEESIRSKKQKISLLKEQIGSLESKIESIKTSKTLSETKFQSLESYYPSFETWKQSVNKFQQDFPVVSVVTWNPTNRNLAFGSLVGVLISLIAVLFTDYGFGMYLPLILFLGLTLFFGTKMKDTRLEKDESKWNEMVRRIAIEMETKTLGEWKPDSLHLDSLQMAFQRYDREYTKQKLEQQSLKEQITKLESDIDSLQNHSKKEKLELEELETSLTKLYQSLGVKSLSELSERLVETRLKQDKIKTLEDNLRLEGKKWGTTDTETLKLKLKDKIADWEKKGIGKGFELEDRTNKQRLESVIQERSETIRHLEQRIVELEKKLETGKAVLESQMVPAQKEWESSKKTLETKEKKKAELEKNYQAFEVLIELFSEMEAESTDKMSSLVRSLQHRMDAIKGSLPTKQIKWDGFSDEIQVETEANEGKMGFGQLSTGTREQISYVLRLEYAFRIGTQYNLPYLLLDEPFRHMDNVRRNAALEYTLQCILNAGEEWKVVFFSFDEDLVTTIKGLAEKWKLPCQIHSLIKPVS comes from the coding sequence GTGAAACTGAAATTAGAAAACTTCGGAATTTTTTCCTCAAAAGAATTTCCCATCGAACGGATCACCGTGTTTACAGGTCCCAATGAATCAGGAAAAACTACCATCTTAGACGCGTTTGTATCAGCCCTTGTCAAAGTGGTAGGTAGTACAAAGTATGGAACCATCCTCAATGCCAGATACCAGGCCAATCGAAAATCCGATTTGGGTGTGTCCAAACAATCACTCTCTCAAAATTTATACTTAAACTCCCTTGTGATCCGAGAAGGGAATATGGATGTGGGATCCGAAAAAGAACTCATCCAAGTCATTGAACAATCCATCTTTGATAGTGGTTATAATCCAACTCACTTAAAGGAAATGGCTGAACAACAAGTGGCAAAAACTGGTGTACGAAAAGTTGCCAAAGACTGGATGGCTACACTTTCTGAATTAGAATCCGCCAAACAAAAGTTTGATCTGAGTGAGCGAACTCTAACCCAAATCGCAAATCAATTTGCCGAACTACCTACTTGGGAATTGGAACGACAATCCAAAAAATCCGAAGTAGAAGCATTGACAATCGAACGAACAAATCTCCAAAAACAATTCGAAGAGTTAAAAGAAAAAGAACTCCACTCGGAAGCAGACCGCGTGTACCAACAAATCCTACAATGGGAAATGTTTATATCAACTAACAAAGGAGAGGTGGCTGGAATCCAAGTGGATGCGGAAAAAAAAGCAAAAGAACTTGAAGAATCCATTCGCTCCAAAAAACAAAAAATTTCCTTACTAAAAGAACAAATCGGATCTTTGGAATCGAAAATCGAATCCATAAAAACTTCCAAAACCCTATCCGAAACCAAATTCCAATCACTTGAATCTTATTACCCATCCTTTGAAACTTGGAAACAATCGGTGAACAAATTCCAACAAGATTTTCCTGTTGTTTCCGTTGTCACTTGGAATCCAACAAACAGGAATTTGGCGTTTGGTTCCTTAGTAGGAGTCCTCATTTCTCTGATTGCTGTTTTATTCACTGACTACGGTTTTGGGATGTATCTACCACTTATTCTCTTTTTAGGACTCACTTTGTTTTTTGGAACAAAGATGAAAGATACCCGTTTGGAAAAAGACGAATCCAAATGGAACGAAATGGTGAGGCGAATTGCCATTGAGATGGAAACAAAAACACTAGGCGAATGGAAACCAGATTCTTTACACTTAGATTCCCTGCAAATGGCTTTCCAAAGATATGATCGGGAATACACAAAACAAAAGTTAGAACAACAATCACTCAAGGAACAGATCACAAAACTTGAGTCCGACATAGATTCCTTACAAAACCATTCCAAAAAAGAAAAACTGGAATTAGAGGAATTGGAAACTTCTCTAACCAAACTCTACCAATCCTTGGGAGTGAAGTCTTTGTCGGAACTGAGCGAACGTTTGGTGGAAACACGCCTCAAACAGGACAAAATCAAAACCTTAGAAGACAACCTTCGTTTAGAAGGAAAAAAATGGGGAACCACTGATACCGAAACTCTCAAACTCAAACTCAAAGATAAAATTGCTGACTGGGAGAAAAAAGGAATTGGAAAAGGGTTTGAACTCGAAGATCGCACAAACAAACAAAGGTTAGAGTCGGTCATCCAAGAACGATCAGAAACCATTCGCCATTTGGAACAAAGGATTGTAGAGTTAGAAAAAAAATTAGAGACTGGAAAAGCAGTATTGGAATCCCAAATGGTTCCTGCCCAAAAGGAATGGGAGAGTTCTAAAAAAACTCTTGAGACAAAAGAAAAGAAAAAAGCAGAACTCGAAAAGAATTACCAAGCCTTCGAAGTGCTCATTGAACTCTTTTCAGAAATGGAAGCGGAGAGTACGGACAAAATGTCTTCTCTTGTTCGTTCTTTACAACATAGAATGGATGCCATCAAAGGATCTCTTCCTACAAAACAAATCAAATGGGATGGATTTTCAGATGAAATCCAAGTAGAAACAGAGGCAAACGAAGGTAAAATGGGATTTGGCCAATTGTCTACAGGAACTCGTGAACAAATATCCTATGTATTACGTTTGGAATATGCATTCCGGATAGGAACTCAATACAATCTCCCCTATTTATTGTTAGACGAACCGTTTCGTCATATGGACAATGTTCGGCGAAATGCCGCTTTGGAATATACCTTACAATGTATTTTGAATGCAGGTGAGGAATGGAAAGTGGTGTTTTTTAGTTTTGATGAGGATTTGGTTACGACAATCAAAGGATTGGCAGAAAAGTGGAAACTTCCCTGCCAGATCCATTCTTTAATTAAACCAGTTTCTTAG
- a CDS encoding metallophosphoesterase family protein, translating into MKYLQVSDLHLSSASKEEESYSLAVLKEIFETAETKACERVLFCGDVFNTFPDLETLRSGFLKVVSTYSGLVYFLPGNHEVLEKKGNQNTYSAYDWSKKVIVLDQLPFTLFEENGIEFVAIPHQENYSEILLNPPPRKKTQIRIGLAHGTVSGMSFTGLQEEEEEGGSYLDPNLLQTLELDYLAIGHLHKHRFGNVGNCNVGYAGSSRVWRKGEVGPRGGILLEVKQGKLHTEFVPWLSAGEYREIIVSLDTDGNPEFSPEEYLQNTNPNDWICFRFVGYVDSMEGKQKFQETILQEWKSKFRICEFDPDESQIVVIQHISENEFIKQFLDKMNERKSQMDPSLWRHTRVTGIRFILDGGKVK; encoded by the coding sequence ATGAAGTACTTACAAGTATCAGACCTCCACCTTTCCTCAGCCTCAAAAGAAGAAGAATCGTATTCTCTCGCAGTCCTCAAAGAAATTTTTGAAACAGCAGAAACAAAAGCTTGTGAACGAGTACTTTTTTGTGGGGATGTTTTTAATACATTTCCAGACCTGGAAACCTTACGGTCTGGGTTTTTAAAAGTTGTCTCAACTTATTCTGGACTTGTTTATTTTTTACCAGGTAACCATGAGGTCTTAGAAAAAAAGGGAAACCAAAACACATATTCCGCCTATGATTGGTCCAAAAAAGTCATTGTACTCGACCAACTCCCTTTTACATTATTCGAAGAAAATGGAATCGAGTTTGTAGCCATCCCCCACCAAGAAAACTATTCCGAAATTTTACTCAACCCCCCTCCAAGAAAAAAAACACAAATACGCATTGGTCTTGCCCATGGGACAGTATCAGGTATGAGTTTCACCGGCCTACAAGAAGAAGAGGAAGAAGGTGGATCCTACTTAGACCCCAATTTACTACAAACCTTAGAATTGGATTATTTGGCAATTGGCCATTTGCATAAACATCGATTTGGCAATGTCGGAAACTGTAATGTTGGTTATGCGGGTTCATCTCGCGTTTGGAGAAAAGGGGAAGTGGGACCAAGAGGTGGAATTTTACTCGAAGTCAAACAAGGAAAACTTCATACAGAATTTGTCCCTTGGTTATCAGCTGGAGAATACCGCGAAATCATTGTGAGTCTGGATACAGATGGAAATCCAGAGTTTAGCCCAGAAGAATACTTACAAAATACAAATCCCAATGATTGGATTTGTTTTCGGTTTGTTGGGTATGTGGATTCGATGGAAGGAAAACAAAAATTCCAAGAAACCATCCTTCAGGAATGGAAATCAAAATTTAGAATTTGTGAATTTGATCCCGATGAATCTCAAATTGTTGTCATCCAACACATTTCAGAAAACGAGTTCATCAAACAATTTTTAGATAAAATGAATGAACGAAAAAGCCAAATGGATCCGAGTTTGTGGAGACATACTCGCGTAACAGGCATTCGTTTTATTTTAGATGGAGGAAAAGTAAAGTGA
- a CDS encoding CaiB/BaiF CoA transferase family protein, protein MKQNSNPNAKGPLAGVKVVDLSLLLPGPLCSQHLADMGAEVIKIENPRAYDGSRAMFKGKTGYPALFMMLNRNKKAITLNLKREQAKEILFKLLEDADILLEGFRPDGMDKMGIGYDVLKEKFPRLIYCGISGYGTSGKYVDFAGHDLNYLAISGVLDQTGNPPRPAGFQMADVGGGTLTALSAILAALYYREKTGIGQRIDISMTDASVQFISLYGGILSASGESPEAGNDILSGKLPNYNVYETKEGRYVALGALEDMFFQTFLRAAGLDTLTKEYPMTEENIPVIKQKLTDYFKSKTYADLQPIFDNTDACLSPILNMKEVSQDPHMKERGMVLERNHPKYGPILQFGSPFHFSETPFVYRNDPPEHGEHTEEILTQLGFSKDTISGFKKDRVI, encoded by the coding sequence ATGAAACAAAATTCAAACCCAAATGCAAAAGGACCACTCGCTGGAGTGAAGGTAGTCGATTTATCATTACTCCTTCCAGGACCACTCTGTTCGCAACACCTTGCGGATATGGGAGCAGAAGTGATCAAAATTGAAAACCCTCGTGCCTATGATGGATCACGTGCCATGTTCAAAGGGAAAACAGGATACCCTGCACTCTTTATGATGCTCAATCGAAATAAAAAGGCGATCACGCTTAATTTAAAACGAGAACAAGCAAAAGAGATTTTATTCAAATTATTAGAAGATGCGGACATCCTCTTAGAAGGGTTTCGACCAGATGGTATGGATAAGATGGGAATTGGTTATGATGTCTTAAAAGAAAAATTCCCACGGCTAATTTACTGTGGCATTTCTGGTTACGGCACAAGTGGTAAGTACGTAGACTTTGCTGGGCATGATCTCAACTACTTAGCGATCTCAGGTGTCCTTGACCAAACAGGAAATCCTCCAAGACCAGCGGGTTTCCAAATGGCTGATGTGGGTGGCGGGACACTCACTGCATTATCTGCCATCCTTGCTGCCCTCTACTACCGAGAAAAAACAGGCATAGGCCAAAGGATTGATATCTCGATGACGGATGCATCGGTTCAATTCATCTCTTTGTATGGTGGGATTTTGTCCGCATCAGGTGAATCTCCAGAAGCTGGAAACGATATCCTTTCTGGTAAATTACCAAACTATAATGTGTATGAAACCAAAGAAGGTAGGTATGTAGCACTTGGTGCTTTGGAAGATATGTTTTTCCAAACTTTTTTACGTGCGGCTGGTTTGGATACGTTAACAAAAGAGTATCCAATGACCGAGGAAAATATTCCTGTCATTAAACAAAAGTTAACCGATTATTTTAAATCCAAAACTTATGCTGACTTACAACCTATTTTTGATAATACAGATGCTTGTTTGTCTCCTATTTTGAATATGAAAGAAGTTTCACAGGACCCTCATATGAAAGAAAGAGGGATGGTACTCGAGAGGAATCATCCAAAGTATGGACCTATTTTACAATTTGGTTCTCCCTTTCATTTTTCAGAAACTCCGTTTGTGTACCGGAATGATCCACCAGAACATGGGGAACACACAGAGGAAATTCTCACCCAGTTGGGATTTTCCAAAGACACGATTTCAGGATTCAAAAAAGACAGAGTCATTTAA